Proteins encoded by one window of Halichondria panicea chromosome 8, odHalPani1.1, whole genome shotgun sequence:
- the LOC135340179 gene encoding inversin-like, which produces MAEQGLHLACKKGHYQTVETLLNHGYNVNGRDSHGITPLMYACLHGHTDIVRLLLSKGADVNMQDHNGWSALMAASKDGHTDVIHILIEKGVQVNMQKKDGWSALMAASQNGHSHSVKVLIEKGAQVNMQMKNGLSALMIACENEHNSVVKLLIEKGARMNMLRNDGWSALMIACYCGRGEVTQILLDHHADTNIQDTDGKTAFSCACETGHTEIVELLLSCKHIKTLPQTVHADTFSTPKSSEQEKEKYNVSQPEEVESVTNAVRGKCLGAFDQHTQDIQRTTSPSKQVKIEQDLSLKGLSMELKTVTNPIIRKNNQQAWTTGLTIAEKVIKEIPTTYVGEGSLRGISVGQGQEHTTEQAAPSHATKVDALLSSNGLTYKDGNRECKDDHILNISMQLEQWELVATWLGLTAAEREAIKGNNQTIEMMRYNTLKKWKSKALLSGTATYRVLLQALLDCGCNDQAKQVCSLLKESLLY; this is translated from the exons ATGGCAGAACAAGGTCTTCATCTTGCTTGTAAGAAAGGTCACTATCAGACTGTTGAAACTCTCCTGAACCATGGATACAATGTGAACGGAAGAGATTCTCATGGAATAACTCCTCTCATGTATGCATGCTTACATGGCCACACTGACATTGTGAGGCTGCTACTGAGTAAAGGGGCTGATGTCAACATGCAAGACCATAATGGGTGGTCTGCTCTGATGGCAGCAAGCAAAGATGGACATACAGATGTCATCCACAtattgatagaaaaaggagtacaagtgaacatgcaaaaGAAAGATGGGTGGTCTGCTCTGATGGCAGCTAGTCAAAATGGGCATAGTCATTCTGTCAAAGTATTGATAGAAAAGggagcacaagtgaacatgcaaaTGAAGAATGGATTGTCTGCTCTGATGATAGCATGCGAAAATGAACATAACAGTGTCGTCAAACtattgatagaaaaaggagcacGAATGAACATGCTAAGGAATGATGGGTGGTCTGCTCTCATGATAGCATGTTATTGTGGAAGAGGGGAAGTAACTCAAATACTGCTTGACCATCACGCTGATACAAATATTCAAGATACAGATGGTAAAACTGCATTTAGCTGTGCATGTGAAACAGGGCACACTGAGATAGTTGAATTATTGCTATCCTGCAAGCATATAAAGACACTACCTCAAACAGTGCATGCAGATACATTTTCCACGCCCAAATCTTCGGAACAGGAAAAAG AAAAATACAATGTTTCACAACCTGAAGAGGTAGAATCAGTCACCAATGCAGTGCGAGGGAAATGTCTGGGTGCATTTGACCAGCACACACAAGATATACAGAGAACAACATCTCCATCCAAACAAGTCAAAATCGAACAAG ACCTGTCCTTGAAGGGTTTGTCCATGGAGCTGAAGACAGTGACAAACCCGATAATAAGGAAAAACAACCAACAAG CATGGACTACTGGGCTCACCATTGCTGAAAAAGTTATAAAg GAAATTCCCACCACATATGTTGGAGAGggatcacttcgagggatttCTGTGGGACAAGGGCAGGAACACACTACTGAACAAGCAGCTCCGTCACATGCCACAAAAGTAGATGCCCTACTATCAAGCAATGGATTGACATACAAAGACGGGAATAGGGAGTGCAAAGATGACCATATATTAAATATTTCAATGCAGCTGGAACAATGGGAGCTAGTAGCAACGTGGCTAGGATTAACGGCAGCTGAGAGAGAAGCTATCAAGGGTAACAATCAGACTATAGAAATGATGAGATATAACACTCTTAAGAAATGGAAATCTAAGGCTCTACTCAGTGGAACAGCTACGTATCGAGTTCTACTACAAGCTCTGTTGGATTGTGGCTGCAATGACCAAGCAAAGCAAGTGTGCTCGCTACTCAAGGAATCATTATTGTATTAG